The Oleidesulfovibrio alaskensis DSM 16109 genome has a segment encoding these proteins:
- a CDS encoding chemotaxis protein CheD has translation MSGYSAEQRAAMQCMSLARHGLPHALADCGLPHVHLKIGEGIVTRRALLISTVLGSCVSVTFFSRRLQLAGIFHAMLPVITQSYRPCNEPCRFVDSAIEAVYGNFEKRGLHPEEVEVKLFGGAFSMGLREEHPDRCMIDVGGRNVLTAREVLAAKGLEIRSEQVQGTRGRKLLFNTRTGEVWVKLLNNAANQLARRQEEQARAQSARGCSLD, from the coding sequence ATGTCCGGATACAGTGCGGAACAGCGCGCCGCCATGCAGTGCATGTCGCTGGCCCGTCATGGTTTACCCCATGCGCTGGCCGACTGCGGACTGCCTCATGTACATCTGAAGATAGGCGAGGGCATCGTCACGCGGCGGGCATTGCTTATCTCCACTGTGCTGGGGTCTTGTGTTTCGGTCACGTTTTTTAGCCGCAGACTGCAGCTGGCGGGCATCTTTCATGCAATGCTGCCGGTGATCACGCAAAGCTACCGGCCCTGTAACGAGCCGTGCCGGTTTGTTGATTCGGCCATAGAGGCGGTGTACGGCAACTTTGAAAAGCGCGGCCTGCATCCCGAAGAGGTGGAGGTGAAGCTGTTCGGCGGCGCCTTCAGCATGGGGCTGCGCGAAGAACATCCTGACCGGTGCATGATAGATGTGGGCGGGCGTAATGTGCTGACCGCGCGTGAGGTTCTGGCCGCCAAAGGGCTGGAGATACGCAGCGAACAGGTGCAGGGCACGCGTGGCCGCAAGCTGCTTTTCAATACGCGTACGGGCGAAGTGTGGGTGAAGCTGCTGAACAACGCGGCCAACCAGCTTGCCCGCAGGCAGGAAGAACAGGCCAGAGCGCAGAGCGCCCGCGGATGTTCTCTGGACTGA
- a CDS encoding split-Soret cytochrome c, whose translation MTKISRRQALGVVGGSLMAGAVAGGTLVAGGMTGQAHAAAPGTAARFQFEEQPFSWQPHILDPEECAVAAYDGYWHKGFGCGYGVFYGIVGMMAEKYGAPYNQFPFSMLEVGKSGISGWATICGALLGGASAYALFWGRKERDPMVTELYRWYEQTAFPIYNPGTAAKGFAGDLPTSIAHSPLCHVSVSKWCYETGIAEKSKERSERCARITADVAKKAVEIMNAKQTGAFVVEHKTPESVEYCGSCHGAGKESPIVKGKMDCAPCHSGSEHTQDKYNNHP comes from the coding sequence ATGACCAAAATAAGCAGACGACAGGCTCTTGGTGTAGTCGGCGGCAGCCTGATGGCTGGTGCAGTGGCAGGCGGAACGCTGGTGGCAGGCGGCATGACCGGACAGGCGCATGCGGCGGCACCCGGCACCGCGGCACGGTTTCAGTTCGAGGAACAGCCGTTTTCGTGGCAGCCGCACATTCTTGACCCTGAAGAATGCGCCGTTGCCGCGTACGACGGTTACTGGCACAAAGGTTTCGGCTGCGGTTACGGCGTGTTCTACGGCATTGTAGGCATGATGGCCGAAAAATACGGCGCACCGTATAACCAGTTCCCCTTCAGCATGCTCGAAGTGGGCAAAAGCGGAATTTCAGGATGGGCAACCATCTGCGGCGCCCTTCTGGGCGGTGCCAGCGCATACGCTCTGTTCTGGGGACGCAAGGAACGCGACCCCATGGTGACCGAACTGTACCGCTGGTACGAGCAGACCGCGTTCCCCATTTACAACCCCGGCACCGCAGCCAAAGGCTTTGCCGGCGACCTGCCCACCAGCATAGCCCATTCGCCGCTGTGCCACGTTTCTGTGAGCAAATGGTGCTACGAAACCGGCATAGCCGAAAAGAGCAAAGAGCGCAGCGAACGCTGTGCACGCATAACTGCCGACGTGGCCAAAAAAGCAGTTGAAATAATGAACGCCAAACAGACAGGCGCATTTGTGGTCGAGCATAAGACACCTGAATCGGTGGAATACTGCGGCAGCTGCCACGGTGCCGGCAAAGAATCGCCCATAGTGAAAGGCAAGATGGACTGTGCTCCCTGCCACTCCGGCAGCGAACACACACAGGACAAATACAACAACCACCCGTAA
- a CDS encoding GNAT family N-acetyltransferase, protein MNSSVLEQMFKPTSIAVIGATDTPGQPGRIVMENLLKGAFLGPVLPVNETREPVMGLESYSEIDTLPITPDLAIICTDADSTPFYLAELGKRGTQAAVLLSHGYFRFDRDRREVQRATVMDIAQAHGMRILGPNCLGFINPSVGVNASLAHREALPGRIAFVSQSDSLFTSVLDWATSKGVGFSHFISLGDRYDINFADILDYLNNDPGTRAVLLYLETISGARRFMSAARALARNKPVLVMKSGKSEASATAAAAHSGMPPGSDDVYDTAFRRAGMLRVFDIDSLFDTVETLARAAPLKGDRLAILTNGGGPGFLATDALLAGGGRLAELSEETCQTLDNELKGDWSYWNPLVIKSGADADMYARTLKVLLDDKSLDAVLVMHVPSIYADSGQVAEGVVRACRRTKKAVLTSWLGIDDAAGARSTFRKAGLPSFFTPDNAVRAFLNLVQYRRNQDLLVEAPPSLPDTFQPDVSRARLVVNEALDQQRQVLTVAETTGILKAYGINIPETRTVPDVHAAVRAAEEMGYPVALKVESPDIRRKTLAGGVALDLESDGDVLEAASAMMQRLKTQMPAARITGYTVQRMCRRATALELMVETATDPVFGPVVRFGQGGAGADLAQDVSTALPPLNMNLAREAVSRTRVAARLHDAAGRPLVDVDAVHLVLVKVSQLIIDIPEIFEMEINPLFADEDGVVALDAHVRIAWSTATGTEQLAIRPYPRELEECARLKDGSVVDLRPIRPEDEPDHWEFIEHMSPQDRRFRFFGNVGTLPRSEMVKLTQIDYDREMAFIARGQAPEGGLKTLGVARAMIAPDNSRAEFAVAVRSDLKRAGLGRLLMDKIIRYLHSRGTGRIVGEALADNKGMTELARALGFTVTKDFDEDIYHFDMALDGTRLTPRDAAPDTSADSTC, encoded by the coding sequence GTGAATTCTTCCGTTCTGGAGCAGATGTTCAAGCCCACATCCATTGCTGTCATCGGCGCCACAGACACTCCCGGACAGCCCGGCCGCATTGTCATGGAAAACCTGCTCAAAGGGGCTTTTCTGGGACCGGTGCTGCCTGTCAATGAAACCCGCGAGCCGGTCATGGGGCTGGAAAGCTACAGCGAAATAGACACGCTGCCCATCACCCCCGATCTGGCCATCATCTGCACAGACGCAGACAGCACGCCTTTTTATCTTGCGGAGCTCGGCAAACGCGGCACACAGGCTGCCGTACTGCTTTCGCACGGGTATTTCCGTTTCGACAGAGACAGACGCGAGGTGCAGCGCGCCACCGTCATGGATATTGCGCAGGCTCACGGCATGCGCATTCTGGGCCCCAACTGTCTGGGCTTCATCAACCCTTCCGTAGGCGTCAACGCCAGTCTGGCCCACCGCGAAGCGCTGCCCGGCAGAATAGCTTTTGTCTCGCAATCCGATTCTCTGTTCACCTCGGTGCTGGACTGGGCGACCTCGAAAGGCGTCGGTTTTTCACATTTCATTTCACTGGGAGACAGGTACGACATCAACTTCGCGGATATTCTCGACTACCTGAACAACGATCCCGGCACCCGTGCCGTTCTGCTGTATCTTGAAACCATATCGGGAGCGCGCCGTTTCATGTCCGCCGCCAGAGCGCTGGCCCGCAACAAGCCCGTGCTGGTGATGAAGTCGGGCAAATCGGAAGCGTCAGCCACTGCGGCCGCCGCACATTCCGGCATGCCTCCCGGCTCGGACGATGTATACGACACCGCTTTCCGCCGAGCGGGCATGCTGCGCGTGTTCGACATCGACAGCCTGTTTGACACCGTGGAGACACTGGCCCGTGCGGCACCGCTGAAAGGTGACAGGCTGGCCATACTGACCAACGGGGGCGGGCCCGGATTTCTGGCCACCGACGCACTGCTGGCTGGCGGAGGGCGTCTGGCGGAACTGAGCGAAGAAACCTGTCAGACACTGGACAACGAACTGAAAGGTGACTGGTCGTACTGGAACCCGCTGGTCATCAAAAGCGGCGCCGACGCCGACATGTACGCCCGCACCCTTAAAGTGCTGCTGGATGACAAAAGTCTGGATGCAGTGCTGGTCATGCACGTGCCAAGCATTTACGCCGACAGCGGACAGGTGGCCGAAGGCGTTGTGCGCGCGTGCCGCAGAACCAAAAAAGCCGTGCTCACCAGCTGGCTGGGAATAGATGATGCAGCAGGGGCCCGCAGCACCTTCCGCAAGGCGGGGCTGCCTTCGTTTTTCACGCCCGACAACGCCGTGCGTGCGTTTCTCAATCTGGTACAGTACCGCCGCAACCAGGACCTGCTTGTGGAAGCGCCTCCTTCTCTGCCCGACACATTCCAGCCTGACGTTTCACGCGCGCGTCTGGTGGTCAACGAAGCTCTGGACCAGCAGCGTCAGGTACTGACAGTAGCCGAAACTACCGGCATTCTGAAAGCGTATGGCATAAACATACCGGAAACACGCACCGTGCCCGACGTACACGCCGCAGTGCGTGCCGCGGAAGAGATGGGCTATCCCGTTGCGCTCAAGGTGGAATCGCCGGACATCCGCCGCAAGACACTGGCCGGCGGCGTTGCGCTTGATCTGGAGTCCGACGGTGATGTGCTGGAGGCTGCTTCGGCCATGATGCAGCGGCTGAAAACCCAGATGCCCGCCGCACGCATCACCGGCTACACGGTGCAGCGCATGTGCCGCAGGGCCACCGCCCTTGAGCTGATGGTCGAAACCGCCACCGACCCCGTATTCGGACCGGTGGTCCGCTTCGGTCAGGGCGGCGCAGGCGCCGATCTGGCACAGGATGTCAGCACCGCTCTGCCGCCGCTCAACATGAATCTGGCACGCGAGGCGGTTTCGCGCACCAGAGTGGCCGCCCGTCTGCACGATGCCGCCGGCCGTCCGCTTGTCGATGTTGATGCCGTGCACCTTGTACTGGTCAAGGTTTCGCAGCTCATCATCGACATACCCGAAATATTTGAAATGGAAATCAACCCGCTGTTTGCAGATGAAGACGGCGTGGTGGCGCTGGATGCGCATGTGCGCATAGCCTGGTCTACCGCCACAGGCACCGAACAGCTGGCCATCCGCCCGTACCCCCGCGAACTGGAGGAGTGTGCCCGTCTCAAGGACGGCTCGGTGGTCGACCTGCGGCCCATCCGGCCGGAAGATGAACCTGACCACTGGGAATTCATTGAACATATGAGCCCGCAGGACAGAAGGTTCCGCTTTTTCGGTAACGTGGGCACCCTGCCCCGTTCCGAGATGGTCAAGCTGACACAGATAGACTACGACCGTGAAATGGCATTCATTGCCAGAGGACAGGCGCCGGAAGGCGGGCTGAAAACTCTGGGAGTGGCCCGTGCCATGATAGCCCCCGACAACTCCCGCGCCGAATTCGCAGTGGCCGTACGTTCCGACCTGAAGCGCGCAGGGCTGGGCAGGCTGCTGATGGATAAAATCATCCGCTATCTGCACAGCCGGGGCACAGGCCGCATAGTGGGCGAAGCGCTGGCGGACAACAAAGGCATGACGGAACTGGCGCGGGCTCTCGGTTTTACCGTCACCAAAGACTTTGATGAAGACATCTACCACTTTGACATGGCGCTGGACGGCACACGCCTTACTCCGCGCGACGCAGCCCCGGACACATCCGCCGACAGCACCTGCTGA
- a CDS encoding HU family DNA-binding protein: MNKSELVKTLAEDYNLSQDEAVAVVNTFFDSVREALVAGDRVEIRGFGSFKVKEYKGYVGRNPKTGDSVKVSPKRLPVFRAGKEMKELVNP; the protein is encoded by the coding sequence GTGAACAAGAGCGAACTGGTAAAGACACTGGCTGAGGACTACAACCTGTCTCAAGATGAGGCCGTGGCGGTGGTCAACACCTTTTTCGACTCCGTGCGCGAAGCACTGGTAGCCGGAGACAGGGTTGAAATCCGCGGCTTCGGTTCCTTCAAGGTCAAGGAATACAAGGGCTATGTGGGGCGCAACCCCAAAACGGGAGACAGCGTGAAGGTGTCGCCCAAGCGTCTGCCCGTATTCCGTGCCGGTAAAGAAATGAAGGAACTGGTCAACCCCTGA
- a CDS encoding YbgA family protein, with translation MTERIRIGISSCLLGNKVRHDGGHKFDSYIVNVLGRYLDFVPVCPEVECGLPTPREPMRLAGDVHSPRLMTSKTWQDKTEQMQTWADSKVRELEEQGLCGFIFKRGSPSSGMERVKVYPFTDPREVKNVGAPVLKGSGLFARTFMEHFPLLPVEEEGRLNDPVLRENFIERLFVVRRWYDLLESGMAPGAVVEFHTRHKLLLLAHSTQKYREMGRLVAAVREYSPEQFRTEYRRLLMEALSVRATAGRHANVQQHIMGYFRRQLTTDEKQELVEIIDRYRNGLVPLIVPVTMLNHYVRKYGDEYLAGQYYLNPHPVELKLRNHI, from the coding sequence ATGACTGAACGCATACGCATCGGTATCAGTTCGTGCCTTCTGGGCAACAAGGTCCGGCACGACGGCGGACATAAGTTCGACTCGTACATAGTGAACGTGCTGGGGCGGTATCTTGATTTTGTTCCCGTGTGTCCCGAGGTGGAATGCGGGCTGCCCACCCCGCGTGAACCCATGCGGCTGGCCGGTGATGTGCACAGTCCGCGTCTGATGACCAGCAAGACATGGCAGGACAAGACGGAACAGATGCAGACCTGGGCGGACAGCAAGGTGCGCGAACTGGAAGAACAGGGCCTGTGCGGATTCATATTCAAACGCGGCTCGCCTTCTTCCGGCATGGAGCGGGTCAAGGTGTATCCTTTCACCGACCCGCGTGAGGTAAAGAACGTGGGCGCGCCCGTGCTCAAAGGCTCGGGGCTGTTTGCCAGAACGTTCATGGAGCATTTTCCGCTGCTGCCCGTGGAAGAGGAAGGCCGGCTGAACGACCCCGTGCTGCGTGAAAACTTCATAGAACGGCTGTTTGTGGTGCGCCGCTGGTACGACCTGCTGGAATCAGGCATGGCACCCGGTGCGGTGGTGGAGTTTCATACACGCCATAAACTGCTTCTGCTGGCACATTCCACACAGAAATACCGCGAAATGGGCAGGCTGGTTGCCGCCGTGCGCGAATACAGCCCGGAGCAGTTCCGCACGGAATACCGCAGGCTGCTTATGGAAGCTCTTTCGGTACGTGCCACCGCGGGCAGGCATGCCAATGTGCAGCAACATATAATGGGCTATTTCCGCAGGCAGCTTACAACAGATGAAAAGCAGGAACTGGTCGAAATCATAGACCGGTACCGTAACGGTCTTGTACCGTTGATAGTGCCTGTAACCATGCTGAATCATTATGTGCGTAAATACGGTGACGAGTATCTTGCCGGGCAGTACTATCTTAACCCGCATCCGGTGGAACTGAAGCTGCGTAACCACATCTGA
- a CDS encoding sensor histidine kinase, producing MLPANPLFVETILTRMPVGLMILDGDGNIARTNPALSAMLGIAPHELQGRGWAEVFMAEGNNLEFNQVIVDVVHNELEFLSRSVPFVDPAGSRRELGVLSCFIRQQDSVAGIVLLFQDMTELARMHDAERRIYREKLRLEREREEALRLLAQAVAHQVRNPATVIGGVAGMLIRQHSGEPALGRMLDVIREETLRLEAMVAEVSSFAAISAGVLHRVDWHALLHGWAADRLAEADEADIVLHACTGMGVVYPDLVRLLLDELYDNARRFAHTDRALKVTVSVSHEDGWTRLVMQDNGRGMGRDSLPYVFDPFFTSRSDGVGMGLCKVKRCMMLHGGTAAAENVHGGGARFIMRFPPRSASAENGDVPPPENGLR from the coding sequence GTGCTGCCTGCCAACCCGCTTTTTGTGGAGACCATTCTGACACGTATGCCCGTGGGCCTGATGATTCTGGACGGTGACGGAAACATAGCCCGCACCAATCCGGCGCTTTCCGCCATGCTGGGCATCGCACCGCATGAACTGCAGGGCCGCGGCTGGGCGGAAGTGTTCATGGCGGAGGGCAATAATCTGGAATTCAATCAGGTCATAGTGGACGTGGTGCACAATGAACTGGAATTTCTCAGCCGGTCTGTGCCGTTTGTCGATCCGGCGGGCAGTCGCCGCGAGCTTGGAGTGCTTTCCTGTTTCATCAGACAACAGGATAGTGTTGCCGGTATTGTCCTGCTTTTTCAGGATATGACCGAACTTGCGCGCATGCATGATGCCGAACGGCGCATTTATCGGGAAAAGCTGCGGCTGGAGCGCGAGCGCGAGGAAGCCCTGCGCCTGCTGGCTCAGGCTGTGGCGCATCAGGTGCGCAATCCGGCCACGGTCATAGGGGGCGTTGCGGGTATGCTCATCCGTCAGCATTCCGGCGAGCCTGCACTGGGCAGAATGCTGGATGTCATCCGGGAAGAAACTCTGCGGCTGGAAGCCATGGTGGCGGAAGTTTCCTCTTTTGCGGCAATCTCCGCCGGAGTGTTGCACCGCGTCGACTGGCATGCCCTGCTGCATGGCTGGGCGGCGGACAGGCTGGCAGAAGCGGACGAGGCGGACATTGTGCTGCATGCCTGTACAGGCATGGGCGTTGTGTATCCCGATCTTGTGCGCCTGCTGCTGGACGAGCTGTATGACAACGCCCGCCGGTTTGCGCACACGGACAGGGCGCTCAAGGTGACGGTGTCCGTAAGCCACGAAGACGGATGGACGCGGCTGGTCATGCAGGACAACGGCAGGGGTATGGGGCGGGACTCGCTGCCGTATGTGTTTGATCCGTTTTTCACCTCGCGCAGCGACGGAGTGGGAATGGGCCTGTGCAAGGTGAAACGCTGCATGATGCTGCACGGCGGAACTGCCGCGGCGGAAAATGTTCACGGCGGCGGGGCGCGGTTCATCATGCGCTTTCCTCCGCGCAGCGCTTCGGCGGAAAACGGCGATGTGCCGCCGCCCGAAAACGGGCTGCGCTGA
- the cydB gene encoding cytochrome d ubiquinol oxidase subunit II → MLETTWFVIWGVLWAIYFMLDGFDLGMGTLLPFITKNETERRTIYNAAGPFWDGNEVWLITAGGVTFAAFPKAYAVMFSALYAPLFILLFALIFRAVSFEFRNKIDSDGWRKVWDVFQFLGSVVPALLLGVAFANLFMGIPVDADGVYHGTLFTLLNPYGLLGGVLFVLMFAVHGALWLAIKSTGMIHDRAIAAARGLWPYLLIAAVAFLAATAVYTDLYSNYLSFPPLLVVLFLAVGMMLTTRFFIHGESAGMAWICSSVTIVCVTLFGVLGMYPALIPSSLDPAYSVTIANAASSPLTLKIMLGVSLTCVPVVIGYQAWVFSVFSFKITDKDLESPHAY, encoded by the coding sequence ATGTTGGAAACCACATGGTTTGTTATCTGGGGTGTTCTCTGGGCCATCTACTTCATGCTGGACGGGTTCGATCTCGGCATGGGTACGCTGCTGCCCTTTATCACAAAAAATGAAACTGAACGGCGCACCATCTACAATGCGGCCGGTCCTTTCTGGGACGGCAACGAAGTGTGGCTGATCACGGCCGGCGGGGTTACCTTCGCCGCATTTCCCAAAGCGTATGCGGTGATGTTCAGCGCGCTGTATGCCCCGCTGTTCATTCTGCTTTTCGCACTTATCTTCCGCGCAGTCTCGTTTGAGTTCCGCAACAAGATAGATTCCGACGGCTGGCGCAAGGTATGGGACGTGTTCCAGTTCCTCGGCAGCGTCGTACCCGCCCTGCTGCTGGGCGTGGCCTTTGCCAACCTGTTCATGGGCATTCCCGTGGATGCGGACGGCGTGTACCACGGCACACTGTTCACGCTGCTTAATCCTTACGGACTGCTGGGCGGCGTGCTGTTTGTGCTTATGTTTGCCGTACACGGCGCACTGTGGCTGGCCATCAAGTCCACCGGCATGATTCATGACCGCGCCATCGCCGCCGCACGGGGTCTGTGGCCCTATCTGCTCATCGCTGCGGTGGCCTTTCTGGCCGCCACGGCCGTATACACCGACCTGTACAGCAACTACCTCAGCTTCCCGCCGCTGCTGGTGGTGCTTTTCCTCGCCGTGGGCATGATGCTCACCACCCGCTTCTTCATCCACGGAGAATCGGCCGGAATGGCATGGATATGCAGTTCTGTGACTATAGTGTGCGTGACGCTGTTCGGTGTGCTGGGCATGTACCCCGCACTCATTCCGTCCAGCCTTGATCCGGCTTACAGCGTGACCATAGCCAATGCGGCATCCAGTCCGCTGACGCTCAAGATCATGCTGGGTGTTTCGCTGACCTGTGTACCTGTGGTCATAGGCTATCAGGCATGGGTGTTCTCGGTGTTCTCTTTCAAGATCACCGACAAGGATCTGGAATCGCCCCACGCCTACTAG
- a CDS encoding HAD family hydrolase, producing MCADHTTRHGLDVVFFDFGGVIAEEGFVNGLHALENRFGIASGELLAHATDICYNGGYVNGKMTEAGFWQELRRRTGIEAPDEELREAILSRFLIRLYMLDAVNAVRCAGIRAVIASDQTNWLEELDAAHRIYAQFDLVFNSYRVGMNKRSTDFFDFICQRTGVRPDRALFIDDNAGHIGRAASRGLNTLLYTSYEAFYKGLTAHIPELRLEACAR from the coding sequence ATGTGCGCAGACCATACCACCCGCCACGGCCTTGATGTTGTATTTTTCGACTTCGGGGGCGTCATTGCCGAAGAGGGTTTCGTCAACGGCCTGCATGCGCTGGAAAACCGTTTCGGAATAGCCTCCGGAGAGCTGCTCGCCCATGCCACGGACATCTGCTACAACGGCGGCTACGTCAACGGCAAGATGACAGAGGCCGGATTCTGGCAGGAACTGCGCCGCCGCACCGGAATTGAAGCACCGGACGAAGAGCTGCGCGAGGCCATACTCTCGCGGTTTCTCATCCGCCTGTACATGCTTGATGCCGTCAACGCAGTGCGCTGCGCGGGCATACGCGCCGTCATCGCCAGCGACCAGACAAACTGGCTGGAAGAACTGGACGCCGCACACCGCATCTACGCACAGTTCGATCTGGTATTCAATTCATACCGTGTGGGCATGAACAAGCGCAGCACAGATTTTTTCGACTTCATCTGCCAGCGCACCGGTGTACGGCCGGACCGCGCGCTCTTTATCGACGACAACGCAGGGCACATCGGCAGAGCGGCATCACGCGGGCTCAACACCCTGCTGTATACCAGCTACGAGGCGTTTTACAAAGGGCTTACCGCACATATACCGGAACTGCGGCTGGAAGCCTGCGCACGATAA
- a CDS encoding DsrE family protein, with protein sequence MDTGRKLFIIWSSCNAETAHNLVFMYAVNSLRKGWWDHVRLIAWGPSARLLAEDPSVQAELPRLQDAGVELWACRACAESYGIAGRLETLGLDVLYVGEAVTHMLQSDWKQLTF encoded by the coding sequence ATGGATACCGGCAGAAAACTTTTTATCATCTGGAGCAGCTGCAATGCGGAAACAGCTCACAATCTTGTCTTTATGTACGCGGTCAACAGTCTGCGCAAAGGCTGGTGGGACCACGTGCGTCTCATAGCCTGGGGCCCCAGTGCCCGCCTGCTGGCGGAAGACCCTTCCGTGCAGGCAGAACTGCCGCGTCTGCAGGATGCGGGAGTAGAACTGTGGGCCTGCCGCGCCTGCGCAGAAAGCTACGGAATAGCAGGAAGGCTGGAAACTCTGGGACTGGACGTACTGTATGTGGGAGAAGCGGTGACGCACATGCTTCAGTCTGACTGGAAGCAGCTTACCTTCTGA
- the acs gene encoding acetate--CoA ligase yields the protein MSQTNIESMLDEKRVFEPPFARRDNAHVRSMEQYRELCSRADEDPEGFWAERAVKLLDWFRPFDSVLDADMQQADIRWFSGGRLNVAYNCIDRHLTRGRRNKAAIIWQGEPEEDVRVYTYQMLHDEVCRFAAVLRSLGVKKGDRVSLYMPMIPELAFAMLACTRIGAVHSVVFAGFSAVSLQNRIQDCEAKVLVTADAVLRAGRRIPLKNNVDEALRQCPSVEKCIVVRRAGVDIPMEAGRDLWWDELAADPELDAVCPCEEMESEDPLFILYTSGSTGRPKGVVHTTGGYLTYAAHTTQWVFDLQDDDVYWCTADAGWITGHSYIVYGPLALGGTSLMFEGVPTWPSPDRFWHIVQKFRVNIFYTAPTVVRSLMREGVEWTQKHDLSSLRVLGSVGEPINPEAWMWYHNYIGGGKLPIVDTWWQTETGGIMISALPYATPLKPGSATFPLPGIDAAVVDAEGNAVEANQGGYLVVRRPWPGMLRGVYGDPERFRQTYFERFAGMYESGDGARVDEDGYIWVMGRLDDVINVSGHRMGTAEVESALVAHPAVAEAAVVGMPHAVKGESIYAYVTLAADEDESEELRAELRTWVRKEIGPIATPEVIQFADGLPKTRSGKIMRRILRKIASGETSEFGDTSTLSDPGVITDLIDGRLELTGR from the coding sequence ATGAGCCAGACCAATATTGAAAGCATGCTGGATGAAAAAAGAGTGTTCGAACCGCCTTTTGCCCGACGCGACAACGCGCACGTACGCAGCATGGAACAGTACCGCGAACTGTGCAGCAGGGCCGACGAAGATCCCGAAGGCTTCTGGGCCGAAAGAGCGGTGAAGCTGCTGGACTGGTTCCGGCCGTTTGATTCGGTGCTGGACGCCGACATGCAGCAGGCGGACATACGGTGGTTTTCCGGCGGCAGGCTTAATGTGGCATACAACTGCATTGACAGGCACCTGACACGCGGCAGACGCAACAAGGCGGCAATCATCTGGCAGGGCGAGCCGGAAGAGGACGTGCGTGTGTACACGTATCAGATGCTGCATGATGAAGTATGCCGTTTTGCAGCGGTGCTGCGTTCTCTGGGGGTTAAAAAGGGCGACAGGGTGTCGCTGTATATGCCCATGATTCCCGAACTGGCCTTTGCCATGCTGGCCTGTACGCGTATCGGGGCAGTGCATTCTGTGGTGTTTGCCGGGTTTTCGGCCGTCAGTCTGCAGAACCGCATTCAGGACTGCGAGGCGAAAGTGCTGGTTACGGCCGATGCCGTGCTGCGTGCCGGACGTCGTATTCCGCTGAAAAACAATGTGGACGAAGCCCTGCGCCAATGTCCCAGCGTGGAAAAATGCATTGTGGTACGCCGTGCGGGTGTTGATATTCCCATGGAGGCAGGCCGCGACCTGTGGTGGGACGAACTGGCTGCCGACCCCGAACTGGATGCCGTGTGTCCCTGTGAAGAGATGGAATCGGAAGACCCGCTGTTCATTCTGTACACCAGCGGTTCCACGGGACGGCCCAAGGGGGTTGTGCACACCACCGGCGGGTATCTGACCTATGCCGCCCACACCACGCAGTGGGTGTTCGACCTGCAGGATGACGATGTTTACTGGTGCACGGCGGATGCCGGCTGGATTACCGGACATTCCTACATTGTGTACGGGCCGCTGGCGCTGGGCGGCACGTCGCTGATGTTCGAAGGCGTACCCACATGGCCGTCACCGGACCGTTTCTGGCATATCGTGCAGAAATTCCGCGTCAATATTTTTTATACCGCTCCTACAGTTGTACGCTCGCTCATGCGGGAAGGCGTGGAGTGGACACAGAAGCATGATCTTTCATCGCTGCGTGTGCTCGGCTCGGTGGGCGAGCCCATCAACCCCGAGGCATGGATGTGGTACCACAACTATATCGGCGGCGGAAAACTGCCCATTGTGGATACCTGGTGGCAGACAGAGACGGGCGGCATCATGATTTCCGCTCTGCCTTACGCCACGCCGCTCAAACCGGGGTCTGCCACGTTTCCCCTGCCGGGCATTGACGCCGCGGTGGTGGATGCCGAAGGCAATGCCGTGGAAGCCAATCAGGGCGGCTATCTGGTTGTCCGCAGACCGTGGCCCGGCATGCTGCGCGGCGTGTACGGCGATCCGGAACGCTTCAGACAGACATATTTCGAGCGTTTTGCAGGCATGTATGAATCAGGCGACGGTGCACGGGTTGATGAAGATGGCTACATATGGGTCATGGGCCGCCTTGATGACGTGATCAATGTGTCCGGTCACCGTATGGGAACGGCAGAGGTCGAGTCCGCTCTTGTGGCGCATCCCGCCGTGGCGGAGGCAGCTGTGGTGGGCATGCCGCATGCTGTGAAGGGCGAAAGCATCTATGCCTATGTCACTCTTGCGGCTGACGAGGATGAGTCTGAAGAACTGCGCGCCGAACTGCGTACATGGGTGCGCAAGGAAATAGGTCCCATCGCCACGCCGGAGGTCATTCAGTTTGCCGACGGGCTGCCCAAAACGCGCAGCGGCAAGATCATGCGGCGTATCCTGCGCAAGATCGCTTCCGGTGAAACCAGTGAATTCGGCGATACTTCCACGCTTTCGGATCCCGGTGTCATCACCGACCTCATCGACGGACGTCTTGAACTGACGGGACGCTGA